The Pseudobacteriovorax antillogorgiicola genome includes the window AAACTGGCCCACGTTTCAAAGTTTCGCGAATCTTATCGATAATGAGATCAACTTCAGCACTGGTGATGTTGAAGTGAGGAGTAAAGCGCAGGGCGTTTTCGCCACCGTGGATCACCCCAATTCCGATCTTACGCATATAAGCCTCAACGCAGTCGTCACCAACAACAACGAAACCGTCTTTCTTCAGATGCAAGGCACAGAGCAGCCCAGTACCAGAAACTCCCGTGACAATATCAGGGAATTCCTTTTGTAGCCCTTTGAACTTATCAATAAATTCTTTACCCCGTTCAACTATGTTTTTTCTGAGTTCAGGAGTAATCGAATCGAGCACCGCGCAGGCAACGTCAAGGGCACGAGGGTTCGTGGTCATCGTGTTTCCATAGATCCCTCGCTGGAAGATCCCTGCAGCCGTATCATTTAAGGCTAGGATGGACAAAGGATACTGGCCCGCATTCACAGCCTTGGAATAAGTTTCCAGATCAGGCGCTTCGCAGTCCTGAAAGCCTGGGTAATCGGTGATGCTGAGGCAGCCATGAGCCCGAAGACCAGCCTGAATCGAATCCACCAGCATCATACAGCCGTGCTCTTTCGTGAGTTTGCGAACTTCGTCATAAAACTCTCGGGTCACGCCTACTCCAGGATTGCCTTCCCCCATCACTGGCTCAAGGAGAACCATCTCGATGAAGACGTTATCCTTCTCCGCTTGTGCAAAAGCCTGTCGCAATTCGTCAACGTTGTTCGGTTCCACAGTGATCAAGTTCTTGCGATCGCGAAAGGACGCCAGCTTCTGGTAAGATTTCAAACTAGAATCCGATGCTTGGGCTGGCCGATCAGTTCGGCCGTGAAAGCCACCTTTCATCGCCAGCATGTTGATCGTCCGGCCTTCATAGCGACCACCTGGGTCGGTCACCACGCGAGCATTGAGATCTGAGATTCGAGCCGCAACGGTTACCGATTCGCTGCCGCTGTTTAGACAAACAAACTTTTTAAAAGGCATACCGCTGCTACGGGTGTGACCAACTTCTTTCTTCAAGCGATCCACGAGAAACTTTTGGCTAAAATGCGCGGTCATTACGTTAGCCATGACCTGGCGACCGTTCATTGCATCGAGAACTTTATCGGGACTGTGCCCAAAGCCCAGCATGCCATAGCCGCCAGAGTCATGAAGCACGGCTCCATGACTCGTTACCAGCCACGGTCCCTTGGCACTGAGAGACACATAAGGGTTCACCGCGTTTGCTGCATAGAAATTAAGATAGCCAGCCTGAAGCTCTTCAACAAGCTTGGTTTCATCCATGGTTAGCATGTCTTTGTGTTCACGCGCCAGCTCTTGGAAGGCTTGGTAAGCCTCATCAATGGCGATGCCAAGACTCGGGTCC containing:
- a CDS encoding aminotransferase class III-fold pyridoxal phosphate-dependent enzyme, which codes for MEKIEKLHEIRKQTGAAVTTGLEDEILAAFLDKDPSLGIAIDEAYQAFQELAREHKDMLTMDETKLVEELQAGYLNFYAANAVNPYVSLSAKGPWLVTSHGAVLHDSGGYGMLGFGHSPDKVLDAMNGRQVMANVMTAHFSQKFLVDRLKKEVGHTRSSGMPFKKFVCLNSGSESVTVAARISDLNARVVTDPGGRYEGRTINMLAMKGGFHGRTDRPAQASDSSLKSYQKLASFRDRKNLITVEPNNVDELRQAFAQAEKDNVFIEMVLLEPVMGEGNPGVGVTREFYDEVRKLTKEHGCMMLVDSIQAGLRAHGCLSITDYPGFQDCEAPDLETYSKAVNAGQYPLSILALNDTAAGIFQRGIYGNTMTTNPRALDVACAVLDSITPELRKNIVERGKEFIDKFKGLQKEFPDIVTGVSGTGLLCALHLKKDGFVVVGDDCVEAYMRKIGIGVIHGGENALRFTPHFNITSAEVDLIIDKIRETLKRGPVYK